In Leisingera sp. NJS204, the following are encoded in one genomic region:
- a CDS encoding winged helix DNA-binding protein gives MTRWQAGSFELLSTVSLASAEITLLQLIGKGGQSKTIKELARATNRTDIPNIQYSLRKLASAGLTRKQGAGRSGVTYSLTEEGCHVSERLQDVRERLLLQALAGHPDLTRRLHSAAETLEELTELFGVAVRQAEARSGS, from the coding sequence TTGACCCGATGGCAAGCGGGCAGTTTTGAGCTGCTCAGCACCGTGTCCTTGGCAAGTGCAGAGATTACTCTGCTGCAGTTGATCGGCAAGGGCGGCCAGTCCAAAACGATCAAGGAACTGGCCCGGGCCACCAACCGGACCGACATTCCCAACATCCAGTATTCCTTGCGCAAACTTGCCTCTGCCGGGCTGACCCGCAAACAAGGGGCGGGCCGCTCCGGAGTCACCTACAGCTTGACTGAGGAAGGCTGCCATGTGTCAGAGAGACTGCAGGATGTCCGTGAACGCCTGCTGCTGCAGGCATTGGCGGGGCACCCGGATCTAACCAGACGGTTGCACAGCGCTGCGGAAACCCTGGAAGAATTGACCGAATTATTCGGCGTCGCTGTTCGTCAGGCCGAAGCGCGCAGCGGCTCTTGA
- a CDS encoding aminotransferase class III-fold pyridoxal phosphate-dependent enzyme, with translation MRSNSLIEKDRAHYFHPVVPIRAHEKRGVTVMQSGKGVFLTDSEGNELLDGFAGLWCVNAGYGHENVVAAATEQMQRLPYATGYFHFGSEPAIELAAKLAELSPGDLDHVFFTLGGSDAVDTVIRMVRYYFNARGESAKKHFIALEKGYHGSSSNGAGLTALPVFHDKFDLPMQWQHHIASPYPYRNEAISDEEIIAQGVANLKAKVAELGAENTAAFIMELVQGSGGVIVPPEGYAKVMQDTCRELGILFIVDEVITGFGRTGPMFGCEHEGLTPDFLTTAKGLTSGYAPMGAVFVSDAIYQAIADAAPEGVPFGHGFTYSGHPVSAAVALEVIKLYEGGMIENSKKVGAYFEQQLKTLLDHPVVGDVRAKGLLAAIEIVSNKETKAKPAKDKNVAGRLAAAGYENGVIFRAFADDVIGLAPPICITEAEVDLLITRLRATLDTILDVEG, from the coding sequence ATGCGATCCAACTCTCTTATCGAAAAAGACCGGGCCCACTATTTCCACCCTGTGGTTCCAATCCGCGCTCACGAAAAGCGGGGCGTAACTGTCATGCAGTCGGGGAAGGGTGTGTTCCTGACTGACTCCGAAGGCAATGAACTGCTCGACGGCTTTGCCGGTCTGTGGTGCGTGAACGCAGGCTATGGCCACGAGAATGTTGTTGCCGCTGCCACTGAGCAAATGCAGCGCTTGCCTTATGCAACCGGGTATTTCCACTTTGGCAGCGAGCCGGCAATTGAACTGGCAGCCAAGCTCGCCGAGTTGTCTCCTGGCGATCTGGACCACGTGTTCTTCACCCTGGGCGGTTCGGACGCGGTGGATACAGTGATCCGCATGGTGCGCTACTACTTCAACGCCCGCGGCGAAAGCGCCAAGAAGCACTTCATCGCGCTGGAAAAGGGCTACCACGGCTCCAGTTCGAACGGGGCCGGGCTGACAGCTCTGCCGGTCTTTCACGACAAGTTCGATCTGCCGATGCAATGGCAGCACCACATTGCATCGCCCTATCCGTATCGCAACGAAGCAATCTCAGATGAGGAAATCATCGCGCAGGGCGTCGCCAACCTGAAAGCCAAAGTGGCTGAGCTTGGTGCTGAAAACACTGCTGCGTTCATCATGGAACTGGTCCAAGGCTCAGGTGGTGTGATCGTACCGCCGGAAGGTTATGCCAAGGTTATGCAGGACACCTGCCGCGAGTTGGGTATCCTGTTCATCGTGGATGAGGTTATCACGGGCTTCGGGCGGACCGGACCTATGTTCGGCTGCGAGCATGAAGGGCTAACGCCGGACTTTCTGACCACGGCCAAAGGCCTGACCTCTGGCTACGCGCCGATGGGCGCGGTGTTCGTTTCGGATGCCATCTATCAGGCGATTGCAGATGCGGCGCCCGAGGGCGTGCCCTTCGGCCATGGCTTCACCTACTCAGGTCATCCGGTCAGCGCGGCTGTCGCGCTGGAGGTAATCAAGCTTTATGAAGGTGGTATGATCGAGAATTCGAAAAAGGTTGGTGCCTATTTCGAACAGCAGCTTAAAACCCTGCTGGATCATCCGGTTGTTGGCGACGTGCGCGCCAAGGGACTTCTGGCCGCCATTGAGATCGTCTCGAACAAGGAAACCAAGGCGAAACCCGCCAAGGACAAGAATGTTGCGGGTCGTCTTGCCGCAGCGGGCTACGAAAATGGCGTAATTTTCCGGGCCTTTGCCGATGACGTCATCGGGCTCGCCCCGCCCATCTGTATCACCGAAGCTGAGGTGGATCTATTGATCACCCGACTTCGTGCAACACTGGACACTATTCTGGACGTAGAAGGATAA
- a CDS encoding LysR family transcriptional regulator: MIELKDLQLLTALARHQHFAKAAADCGISQPAFSMRIRNLEERLGLSIVRRANRFQGLTEEGMMIVRRARSILDDAKALEQEIAASRGEVTGTLVLGVVPTATAWAAQLVDQVHLAYPRILARVEVTTSLAIQQRLYDGTIDAGITYSDSMGRDLVTVQPLYEESYVLLAPEQMVADRGDAISWADAAELPLSLLDQQMQNRRILDRIFADLGLKPEIVSESNGFMASMVLAREGSVATILPRALMQALGNLGGTRVLTLNKPEQTRQICIASLDRTPELTTVRALKEVVATFVDDGMPQMA; encoded by the coding sequence ATGATCGAACTTAAAGACCTTCAGTTGCTGACGGCGCTGGCGCGGCATCAGCATTTCGCCAAGGCCGCTGCTGATTGCGGTATTTCGCAGCCCGCGTTTTCGATGCGGATCCGCAATCTGGAGGAACGGCTGGGTCTGTCCATCGTGCGCCGGGCCAACCGGTTTCAAGGGCTGACCGAGGAAGGCATGATGATTGTGCGCCGGGCGCGCTCGATCCTCGACGATGCCAAGGCGCTGGAGCAGGAGATTGCGGCATCCCGCGGCGAAGTGACTGGCACTCTGGTGCTGGGGGTGGTGCCGACCGCCACCGCTTGGGCCGCGCAGCTGGTGGATCAGGTGCATCTGGCCTATCCTCGGATCCTGGCCCGCGTCGAAGTCACCACATCGCTGGCTATTCAGCAGCGCCTTTATGATGGTACAATCGATGCCGGGATTACCTATTCCGACAGCATGGGCCGGGATCTGGTGACAGTTCAGCCGCTCTATGAGGAAAGCTATGTTCTGCTGGCGCCGGAGCAGATGGTGGCGGACCGGGGCGATGCGATCAGCTGGGCTGATGCGGCAGAGCTGCCGCTCAGCTTGCTGGATCAGCAAATGCAGAACCGCCGCATTCTGGACCGGATCTTTGCCGATCTGGGTCTGAAGCCGGAGATTGTGTCCGAATCCAACGGTTTCATGGCGTCGATGGTGCTGGCACGTGAAGGTTCGGTGGCGACGATTCTGCCGCGTGCGTTGATGCAAGCCTTGGGAAACCTCGGCGGAACCCGGGTGCTGACGTTGAACAAGCCGGAACAAACCCGGCAGATTTGCATCGCTTCTCTGGACCGGACACCGGAACTCACAACTGTGCGCGCTTTAAAAGAGGTGGTTGCGACGTTTGTGGACGATGGGATGCCGCAAATGGCGTGA
- a CDS encoding TRAP transporter large permease, with product MDPVTTALAVFILMLAVLATGMWVFLALATAASVSLFAFMGFPPDKIGAIASRIIVRSASSWELAAVPMFIWMGEIMFRTDISERLYKGLSPLVSKIPGGLLHTNVLGSALFAAVSGSSAATTATVGRITTSELNQRGYSQSLALGSLAGAGSLGLLIPPSIVLIIYGVLAEVSIAKLFIAGVVPGLMIAAFYAAYLAARCAITPALAPKDAISKEDARPSAILGNLAPVFGLILVVLGSIYTGWATPSEAAAIGVFAALCFAAISKQMSRAMLAESLINALKTSCMVCSILMCAAFLSSAIGYMHIPRNIAVAIDALNLSPYVLIASLALFYILLGFFLDGISIIVMSLPITLPVVVAAGFDPIWYGIFLVIMIELGQMTPPVGFNLFVIQGFSGVPIHKVAVYAIPFFLLMCFAVLLMVVFPQIALWLPAYLAG from the coding sequence ATGGACCCCGTTACAACAGCACTCGCCGTTTTCATTCTGATGCTCGCTGTTTTGGCGACTGGTATGTGGGTATTTCTTGCTCTCGCCACCGCAGCGTCAGTTTCGCTGTTCGCCTTCATGGGTTTCCCGCCTGACAAAATCGGAGCGATTGCCAGCCGGATCATTGTGCGAAGCGCCTCCTCCTGGGAACTTGCTGCTGTTCCAATGTTCATCTGGATGGGAGAAATCATGTTCCGGACGGATATTTCCGAACGGCTCTACAAAGGTCTCTCTCCGCTCGTATCAAAAATTCCTGGAGGGTTGCTGCATACCAATGTTTTGGGATCAGCTCTCTTTGCCGCCGTTTCCGGATCCAGCGCGGCGACAACTGCCACTGTGGGCCGGATCACCACAAGTGAGTTGAACCAGCGGGGATATTCCCAAAGCCTCGCGCTTGGTTCCCTTGCCGGTGCCGGCAGCCTTGGGCTTCTCATTCCGCCATCCATTGTCCTGATCATCTACGGGGTTCTGGCCGAAGTTTCGATTGCAAAGCTGTTTATCGCTGGTGTGGTTCCTGGCCTCATGATCGCAGCATTTTATGCTGCCTATTTGGCCGCAAGATGCGCAATTACACCAGCACTTGCACCCAAGGACGCAATCAGCAAGGAAGACGCCCGGCCAAGTGCTATTCTAGGAAACCTTGCTCCGGTCTTTGGCCTTATCCTGGTCGTTCTGGGGTCGATTTATACCGGGTGGGCAACGCCCTCTGAAGCAGCAGCCATCGGTGTCTTTGCCGCACTCTGTTTCGCGGCAATCAGCAAGCAAATGTCACGCGCCATGCTGGCAGAGTCGCTGATCAATGCGCTCAAAACCTCATGCATGGTCTGTTCAATCCTGATGTGCGCAGCCTTTCTGTCGTCCGCTATCGGCTACATGCACATCCCGCGAAATATTGCAGTGGCGATCGATGCACTGAACCTGTCCCCCTATGTCCTGATCGCTTCACTGGCTCTATTCTACATTCTGCTCGGGTTCTTCCTGGATGGCATTTCGATCATCGTGATGAGCCTGCCGATCACTCTGCCTGTTGTCGTTGCCGCTGGCTTTGACCCGATCTGGTATGGCATTTTCCTGGTTATCATGATTGAGCTGGGCCAGATGACACCGCCTGTTGGCTTCAATCTGTTTGTCATTCAGGGTTTCTCCGGCGTGCCGATCCACAAGGTGGCGGTCTATGCCATACCTTTCTTCCTTTTGATGTGTTTCGCCGTACTGCTGATGGTCGTCTTTCCGCAAATTGCGCTTTGGCTTCCAGCCTATCTGGCAGGCTAA
- a CDS encoding NAD-dependent succinate-semialdehyde dehydrogenase, translated as MNLQDISLFRQQNLVAGEWIDADNGATIEVDNPSTLSVVGTVPNCGSDETHRAIAAAEACFATFRKTTAAHRGALLEKWFDLIMEAQDDLATLMTLEQGKPFAEAKGEIAYAASFVKWFAEEGKRVYGETIPSPVQDRRIIVQKQPVGVCAIITPWNFPAAMITRKIAPALAAGCPVVIKPSEFTPFTALALGVLAERAGFPTGAVNIVTGDPAGVGGALTGSSVVRKLSFTGSTRVGKLLMEQCAGTMKRLSLELGGNAPFIIFDDADLDLAVEGVMASKFRNAGQTCVCANRIFVQAGVYDAFAEKLAAVVGNMKLGDGFEDGVEIGPMINEAAIAKIKSHLDDATAKGGTVIVGGTQNDTSTRFISPAVVTGVTTDMIVADEETFGPVAPLFKFDTEEEALAAANATPYGLAAYFYTNDLTRTFRVSEELETGMIGINVGGFATEVAPFGGIKESGLGREGAHQGIDEYLEVKTLHIGGIA; from the coding sequence ATGAACCTTCAAGACATCTCTCTGTTTCGTCAGCAAAACCTGGTGGCGGGCGAATGGATCGACGCCGACAATGGCGCGACGATCGAAGTTGACAACCCTTCAACACTTTCTGTTGTCGGCACTGTGCCGAACTGCGGTTCCGACGAAACGCACCGCGCAATTGCAGCTGCCGAGGCTTGCTTTGCGACCTTCCGCAAAACCACAGCAGCACATCGTGGCGCACTGCTGGAGAAGTGGTTCGACCTGATCATGGAAGCTCAGGATGACCTGGCCACGCTCATGACCCTGGAGCAGGGCAAACCTTTCGCTGAAGCCAAAGGCGAAATCGCCTATGCTGCGTCGTTCGTGAAATGGTTCGCAGAAGAGGGGAAGCGCGTCTATGGCGAAACCATCCCCAGCCCGGTTCAGGACCGGCGTATCATCGTGCAGAAACAGCCTGTCGGCGTCTGCGCCATCATCACGCCCTGGAATTTCCCGGCGGCGATGATCACCCGGAAAATCGCTCCGGCCCTGGCCGCAGGTTGCCCGGTCGTTATCAAGCCGTCGGAGTTCACGCCTTTCACGGCCCTTGCACTCGGTGTGCTGGCGGAACGCGCGGGTTTCCCGACCGGCGCTGTCAACATTGTCACCGGAGATCCTGCAGGCGTCGGCGGCGCGTTGACCGGCAGCTCCGTCGTGCGCAAGCTGTCCTTCACCGGCTCCACCCGCGTGGGCAAGCTGCTTATGGAGCAATGCGCAGGCACCATGAAGCGTCTCAGCCTAGAGCTGGGCGGCAACGCTCCCTTTATTATCTTTGACGATGCCGATCTGGACCTGGCCGTCGAAGGTGTCATGGCCTCAAAGTTCCGCAATGCGGGGCAGACCTGTGTTTGTGCCAATCGGATCTTTGTCCAGGCCGGTGTCTACGATGCCTTCGCTGAAAAGCTGGCAGCTGTAGTTGGAAACATGAAGCTGGGTGACGGGTTTGAGGACGGCGTCGAAATTGGTCCGATGATCAATGAGGCGGCCATCGCCAAGATCAAATCGCATCTGGACGATGCCACGGCCAAGGGCGGAACGGTCATCGTTGGCGGCACCCAGAACGACACCAGCACGCGCTTCATCAGCCCGGCGGTCGTCACAGGTGTGACCACCGATATGATCGTGGCGGACGAAGAGACCTTTGGCCCCGTCGCGCCGCTCTTCAAGTTCGACACCGAGGAAGAAGCGCTTGCAGCAGCCAACGCGACTCCTTACGGGCTGGCGGCCTATTTCTACACCAACGACCTGACCCGCACATTCCGTGTTAGCGAAGAGTTGGAAACCGGTATGATCGGCATCAATGTCGGCGGCTTTGCCACTGAGGTCGCGCCCTTCGGCGGCATCAAGGAAAGCGGCCTGGGCCGTGAGGGTGCGCATCAGGGTATCGATGAATACCTGGAAGTCAAAACCCTGCATATCGGCGGCATCGCGTAA
- a CDS encoding tartrate dehydrogenase, whose amino-acid sequence MTKTYRIAAIPGDGIGKEVLPVGQRVIDLVAQKHNFTVDWTEFDWSCERYHETGRMMPEDGIEQMKAFDSIYLGAVGFPGVPDHVSLWGLLIPLRRELDQYANVRPVRLLKGITSPLAGRGSDDIDMIIVRENVEGEYSEIGGRVYQGTENEAAIQESILTRRGTDRIMDYAFNVAKTRKRKHVSSATKSNGIIHTMPFWDERFAAAAERHPGIDTAQFHIDIMTANFVLHPDWFDVVVASNLFGDILSDLGPAVAGSIGIAPSANINPEGKYPSMFEPVHGSAPDIAGKGVANPVAAVWTAAMMLEHLGEADAAAEIEQAIETSLASPDTKTRDLGGTADTAGSEAAILAALS is encoded by the coding sequence ATGACAAAAACATATCGTATCGCTGCCATTCCGGGAGACGGGATCGGCAAAGAGGTTCTGCCAGTCGGCCAGCGCGTCATTGACCTTGTGGCGCAAAAGCACAACTTCACTGTGGACTGGACCGAATTCGACTGGTCCTGCGAACGCTATCACGAAACGGGCCGGATGATGCCCGAAGATGGCATCGAGCAGATGAAGGCGTTTGACAGCATCTATCTGGGGGCCGTCGGCTTTCCCGGTGTTCCGGATCACGTGTCGCTTTGGGGTCTGTTGATCCCGCTGCGCCGCGAATTGGATCAATACGCCAATGTCCGGCCTGTGCGCCTGCTGAAGGGCATTACCTCGCCCCTGGCCGGGCGTGGTTCCGATGATATCGACATGATCATCGTGCGCGAAAACGTCGAGGGGGAATACTCCGAGATCGGCGGGCGCGTCTATCAAGGCACGGAAAACGAGGCCGCCATTCAGGAAAGCATCCTGACCCGCCGCGGCACGGACCGGATCATGGACTATGCGTTCAACGTAGCTAAAACCCGTAAACGCAAACATGTGTCTTCGGCTACCAAGTCGAATGGAATCATTCACACCATGCCGTTCTGGGACGAACGTTTTGCTGCCGCAGCCGAGCGCCATCCGGGCATTGATACGGCTCAGTTCCATATTGACATCATGACCGCGAACTTTGTCCTGCATCCGGATTGGTTCGACGTGGTTGTGGCCTCGAACCTCTTTGGCGACATCCTGTCCGACCTGGGTCCGGCTGTCGCTGGATCGATCGGTATCGCGCCCTCGGCCAACATCAACCCGGAGGGCAAATACCCTTCGATGTTTGAACCGGTCCATGGCTCGGCGCCTGACATCGCAGGCAAAGGCGTCGCCAATCCTGTTGCTGCTGTCTGGACGGCTGCGATGATGCTGGAGCATCTGGGCGAAGCAGACGCCGCGGCCGAGATTGAACAAGCCATTGAAACTTCTTTGGCAAGCCCTGATACAAAGACACGCGATCTGGGCGGCACCGCCGACACTGCAGGATCGGAAGCCGCCATTCTGGCTGCACTGTCGTAA
- a CDS encoding haloacid dehalogenase type II — protein MKLSDFKALTFDVYGTLLDWETGMVTGLKPLTDRVSRSLTRDDILEAHAFYESTTQRYTPSKKYYELLPVVYRRLAEEWNVEVTWEECEAYGRSARHWPAFDDTIEALTYLKKHFKLVVLTNTDNLTFSGANTRLGVHFDGVYTAEDVGSYKPFDRNFDYMIEMLARQGIQKHEILHTAESMFHDHAPANKYGLSNCWIYRRHDQEGFGATMNPGDMPKYGFQFNSMMDMVKAHQAELAG, from the coding sequence ATGAAACTGTCTGACTTCAAAGCCCTCACATTCGATGTCTATGGCACCCTGCTCGACTGGGAAACCGGCATGGTCACCGGCCTGAAGCCGCTGACCGACCGTGTGAGCCGCAGCCTGACACGCGACGATATTCTCGAAGCGCATGCCTTTTACGAAAGCACGACTCAGCGCTATACGCCGTCGAAGAAATACTACGAGCTGCTGCCCGTGGTGTATCGCCGCCTGGCCGAAGAATGGAACGTCGAAGTGACCTGGGAAGAGTGCGAAGCCTATGGCCGTTCCGCACGTCACTGGCCCGCGTTTGACGACACAATCGAGGCGCTGACCTACCTGAAAAAACACTTCAAACTGGTGGTTCTGACCAACACTGACAACCTCACCTTCTCGGGCGCCAACACCCGCCTTGGTGTGCATTTCGACGGCGTCTACACCGCCGAGGACGTGGGCAGCTACAAGCCGTTTGATCGGAACTTCGACTACATGATCGAGATGCTGGCACGTCAGGGCATTCAGAAGCATGAAATTCTGCATACCGCAGAAAGCATGTTCCATGACCACGCACCTGCCAACAAATATGGCCTGTCCAACTGCTGGATCTACCGCCGCCACGACCAAGAAGGTTTTGGCGCCACCATGAACCCCGGCGACATGCCGAAATATGGCTTCCAGTTCAATAGCATGATGGACATGGTCAAGGCACATCAGGCAGAGTTGGCTGGCTAA
- a CDS encoding tRNA-binding protein yields the protein MKKAEIVYDDFAKVEMRLGKIVEVKDFTRARNPSYKVCVDFGELGQRWSSAQIKNYSEEELLGRHVVCVVNMPPRNIAGFKSEVLVMGVPNEAGETILLQPSQDAVLGSEVF from the coding sequence ATGAAAAAAGCAGAGATCGTCTATGATGATTTTGCCAAGGTAGAGATGCGCCTGGGCAAGATCGTCGAGGTCAAGGATTTCACCCGCGCGCGCAATCCCTCCTACAAGGTTTGCGTAGATTTTGGTGAGCTGGGCCAACGCTGGTCCAGCGCTCAGATCAAAAACTACTCCGAAGAAGAACTGCTTGGACGGCACGTTGTCTGCGTGGTGAATATGCCTCCACGCAACATTGCCGGTTTCAAATCTGAAGTCCTGGTTATGGGTGTCCCGAACGAAGCTGGTGAGACTATCCTGCTGCAGCCCTCTCAGGATGCGGTTCTGGGAAGCGAAGTCTTCTGA
- a CDS encoding DMT family transporter yields MSARHTGLGSLAVLSWGTLGVLGAFSASLPPYLVLTFCFAIAAGMGLAICAATGRKPVRLLDRSTLLFAGLLAAYHLAYLEAFHHADPIPVSLINYLWPACLIILGNLFFQLRSGFPGYLGAALGFAGVLILIGKDGFALQLSETLGYGLAFVGAILWALFSNLRRHDQSDAISAMTTICFASSLLCGLWWIAKGADLPALSASDVWVIAALGLGPAGGAFFLWDLGMRQGHAALLGVLGYSAPVFSTILMLALGLGQPGWEIFAAIAFITAGGIVVHTGSKGSAKGAVEAETR; encoded by the coding sequence ATGTCGGCCCGGCACACAGGATTGGGGTCACTGGCGGTTCTCTCATGGGGCACATTGGGGGTTCTTGGCGCCTTTTCAGCCTCCCTGCCGCCCTATCTGGTCCTGACGTTCTGCTTTGCGATCGCGGCGGGCATGGGGCTTGCTATATGCGCCGCCACGGGCCGCAAGCCAGTGCGTCTGCTGGACCGCAGCACCCTCTTGTTTGCCGGGCTTTTGGCCGCCTACCATTTGGCCTATCTGGAAGCTTTCCATCACGCAGATCCCATCCCAGTGTCGCTGATCAATTACCTCTGGCCTGCTTGCCTGATCATCCTTGGCAACCTGTTCTTCCAACTGCGCAGCGGGTTCCCGGGTTACCTTGGAGCCGCGCTTGGTTTTGCCGGGGTGTTAATCCTGATCGGCAAAGATGGATTTGCACTCCAGCTATCTGAGACACTCGGCTACGGCCTTGCCTTTGTTGGCGCCATTCTCTGGGCGTTGTTCTCAAACCTGCGCCGCCATGATCAGTCAGATGCTATCTCTGCAATGACGACAATCTGCTTTGCCTCCTCATTGCTTTGCGGTCTCTGGTGGATTGCAAAAGGGGCGGACCTGCCTGCGCTGAGCGCCTCGGATGTTTGGGTCATTGCAGCGCTTGGTCTGGGGCCTGCCGGGGGAGCGTTTTTTCTCTGGGATCTGGGTATGCGTCAGGGTCATGCTGCTCTGCTTGGCGTCCTAGGGTACTCAGCTCCGGTATTCTCCACCATACTCATGCTCGCGCTCGGGTTGGGTCAGCCAGGCTGGGAAATCTTTGCTGCGATAGCCTTCATCACTGCAGGCGGGATCGTGGTTCACACCGGATCAAAAGGCTCGGCGAAGGGCGCTGTTGAAGCTGAAACCAGGTGA
- a CDS encoding Lrp/AsnC family transcriptional regulator, which translates to MVGTPKLDRIDINILSTLQAQGNITNVNLAEAVGLSPSPCLQRVKRLEKAGYIQNYRAVINLKKLAEHVTVFTEVTLADHRRKDFVRFENEIRKHDNVVDCYLLSGGYDYLLKFVARGVSQYQEIMEDLLERNLGIDKYFSYIVIKPVVEKHSVPIQDLVDRD; encoded by the coding sequence ATGGTGGGGACGCCGAAACTCGACCGGATCGACATCAATATTCTTTCCACCCTGCAAGCGCAGGGCAATATCACCAATGTAAACTTGGCAGAGGCTGTGGGACTGTCTCCCAGCCCCTGCCTGCAAAGGGTAAAGCGGCTTGAGAAAGCGGGCTACATCCAGAACTACCGGGCCGTCATCAACCTCAAGAAACTGGCTGAGCACGTTACGGTTTTCACTGAAGTCACACTGGCCGACCACCGCCGCAAGGACTTCGTGAGGTTCGAGAACGAAATCCGCAAGCATGACAACGTAGTGGATTGCTACTTGCTGAGTGGCGGATATGACTACCTGTTGAAGTTTGTCGCGCGCGGTGTGTCCCAGTATCAGGAGATCATGGAGGATCTTCTGGAGCGGAACCTCGGCATCGATAAGTACTTCTCCTACATCGTTATTAAGCCGGTTGTCGAAAAGCATAGCGTGCCGATCCAGGACCTGGTCGACCGGGACTAA
- a CDS encoding TetR/AcrR family transcriptional regulator has protein sequence MTASSKPRRTQAERSAATQARILEAAQFLIVDRGLAHTSTQDIARQANVSRGAMLHHFPSRKELIQAAYAGMLCREADLLRSFTRALKPGQNRLKALTEYIWERYQSGIFQVSMDYLSEARVNETELAYVAAESQKFNEALNDVWHVELAAFGCSADIRQAMMNEFMCLVRGMAFQSQWRDDPVYFQNMLQNWLLRARSTLIPAKSAG, from the coding sequence ATGACGGCATCCAGCAAACCACGGCGAACACAGGCCGAAAGGTCCGCGGCGACCCAGGCCCGGATTTTGGAAGCAGCACAGTTCCTGATCGTTGATCGGGGGCTGGCGCACACGTCAACACAAGACATCGCGCGCCAGGCCAACGTGTCGCGGGGTGCGATGCTGCACCACTTCCCGTCACGCAAGGAACTCATTCAGGCGGCCTATGCTGGGATGCTTTGCCGCGAGGCGGATCTGCTGCGCAGTTTCACTCGGGCGCTGAAACCTGGTCAAAACCGACTGAAAGCCCTTACCGAGTACATCTGGGAAAGATACCAAAGCGGAATCTTTCAGGTGTCCATGGATTATCTGTCCGAGGCCCGCGTGAATGAGACAGAACTGGCTTATGTCGCTGCAGAATCCCAAAAATTCAACGAGGCGCTCAATGACGTCTGGCACGTTGAACTCGCGGCGTTCGGCTGTAGCGCAGACATACGGCAAGCCATGATGAACGAATTCATGTGCCTCGTTCGCGGCATGGCATTCCAAAGCCAATGGCGCGATGATCCGGTGTACTTTCAGAATATGCTGCAAAACTGGCTTCTTAGAGCACGATCCACTTTAATTCCCGCAAAGTCAGCCGGGTAG